The following are from one region of the Primulina eburnea isolate SZY01 chromosome 17, ASM2296580v1, whole genome shotgun sequence genome:
- the LOC140818347 gene encoding dolichyl-diphosphooligosaccharide--protein glycosyltransferase subunit 4A-like, which translates to MIDDNDLGFFANFLGIFIFVLVIAYHFVMADPKYEGN; encoded by the coding sequence ATGATTGATGATAATGATCTGGGCTTCTTTGCCAACTTTCTTGGTATCTTTATATTTGTGCTGGTGATTGCTTATCATTTCGTGATGGCTGATCCGAAATATGAAGGCAACTGA